From Leopardus geoffroyi isolate Oge1 chromosome B4, O.geoffroyi_Oge1_pat1.0, whole genome shotgun sequence, a single genomic window includes:
- the ZC3H10 gene encoding zinc finger CCCH domain-containing protein 10 — MPDRDSYANGTGNSGGGPGGGGSEETSGAGAGSGGASSDAICRDFLRNVCKRGKRCRYRHPDMSEVSNLGVSKNEFIFCHDFQNKECSRPNCRFIHGSKEDEDGYKKTGELPPRLRQKVAAGLGLSPADLPNGKEEVPICRDFLKGDCQRGAKCKFRHLQRDFEFDARGGGGTGGGGATGPVPPGRRHDLYDIYDLPDRGFEDHEPGPKRRRGGCCPPDGPHFESYEYSLAPPRGVECRLLEEENAMLRKRVEELKKQVSNLLATNEVLLEQNAQFRNQAKVMTLSSTAPATEQTLAPTVGTVATFNHGIAQTHTTLSSQALQPRPVSQQELVAPTGAPAAPPTNAAPPAAPPPPPPHLNPEITPLSAALAQTIAQGMAPPPVSMAPVAVSVAPVAPVAVSMAQPLAGITMSHTTTPMVTYPIASQSMRITAMPH, encoded by the coding sequence ATGCCTGACCGGGACAGCTATGCCAACGGCACCGGGAACAGCGGTGGaggccctggaggaggtggcagcGAGGAGaccagtggggcaggggcaggcagtgGCGGGGCCAGCTCAGATGCCATCTGTAGAGACTTCTTGAGGAATGTATGCAAGCGAGGCAAGCGTTGCCGCTATCGTCATCCAGACATGAGTGAGGTATCCAACTTGGGGGTGAGCAAAAATGAGTTCATCTTCTGCCATGACTTCCAGAACAAGGAGTGTAGCCGCCCAAACTGCCGATTCATCCATGGCTCCAAGGAGGATGAGGATGGTTATAAGAAGACAGGAGAGCTTCCCCCTCGGCTGAGGCAGAAAGTGGCAGCCGGCCTGGGCCTTTCACCAGCTGACTTGCCGAATGGCAAAGAGGAGGTCCCTATCTGCCGTGACTTTCTCAAGGGTGACTGCCAGAGAGGAGCCAAGTGCAAGTTTCGCCACCTGCAGCGGGATTTTGAGTTTGATGCTCGAGGTGGAGGAGgcactggtggtggtggtgcaaCAGGCCCAGTCCCCCCAGGACGACGTCACGACCTCTATGATATCTATGACCTCCCTGACAGGGGCTTTGAGGACCATGAGCCAGGCCCCAAGCGCCGGCGAGGTGGATGTTGCCCCCCGGATGGCCCCCATTTTGAATCCTATGAATATAGCTTGGCTCCACCCCGAGGGGTGGAGTGCAGACTGCTGGAGGAGGAGAATGCCATGCTCAGGAAGCGGGTGGAGGAGCTTAAGAAGCAGGTCAGCAACCTGCTGGCCACCAATGAGGTACTGCTGGAACAAAATGCCCAGTTCCGCAATCAGGCCAAGGTCATGACCCTGAGCTCTACTGCACCAGCAACTGAGCAGACTCTGGCCCCCACTGTGGGCACTGTTGCCACTTTTAACCATGGCATTGCCCAGACTCACACTACTCTCAGCAGCCAGGCTCTACAGCCTCGCCCTGTATCCCAGCAAGAACTGGTGGCCCCCACTGGAGCTCCAGCTGCTCCCCCAACTAATGCTGCACCTCCTGCTgctccaccacccccacccccacacttgaACCCAGAGATCACGCCATTGTCAGCTGCTCTGGCTCAAACAATTGCCCAGGGAATGGCACCCCCACCTGTCTCCATGGCTCCTGTGGCTGTATCTGTGGCTCCTGTGGCCCCAGTGGCTGTATCGATGGCCCAACCCTTGGCAGGAATCACAATGAGCCACACCACCACTCCCATGGTGACTTACCCCATCGCTTCCCAGAGCATGCGTATCACAGCCATGCCACACTGA